The genomic window CTAAAGTAGAAGCTGCGATTGCTTTTGTTGAAAACTATCCACAAGGAAAAGCAATGATCACTTCTTTAGAAAACGTTGAAAATGTTTTAGAAGGAAATGGCGGAACAGTTATTACAAAATAAAGAGTAAGAAAAAGTGTCTTGAAACGAACCAGATTGAAAAAAATGGGATCTTTCAAGACGCTCTTTTTATAAGAAAATACTTATGAAAACGGACAATATAAGCAGTTTACTAGTTAAAATAAAAGAAAGAGCTAGGCTGTTGTGCTATAATGAATACATAGATAGATCATCATTTTCCATCATCATACACATAGTTCAAACAGGATTACTTATTCGTTTAGTTCAATTATTATAAGTAAGGAGCGAATCAAATGCCAACCAAAGAGATGAAAACAAACCAGTTGTATGAATTGCGATTTAAGTCAGTTTTTGCGAACTTAACGGATTCAGAATTCAATGGTCTAAAAAAACACTTGTGTCTCAGAAGTTATAAAAAAGGGCAGGTTTTATTTGATGAAGGCGATAAACGTGAAAAATTATTTTATTTAAAAAAAGGCCTTGTTAGAATAGAACGTTACGACAAGAGTGCTTCATTTTTATACATTGATTACAACAACCCCGATACATTATTTCCATACGGAGGGATGTTCTCCGACGAAACGTATCATTATTCTGCTTATGCAGCTACCGATATTGAATTATATTATTTGCCAACAGATATCTTTGAGCAACAAGCGATATATAACGCTAATCAACTGTTGTATCTTTACAAAAAGGTATCCGTCATTTTGAGACAACAAGAAAAAAGAATTCAGTATTTAGCTGTTTCAAGTGCTACAAGTCGTATCATCAACACGTTATTGTATTTAATGGAAAATTTAGGTAAACATGTTTCACCTAAAGCAATCGAAATCCCGTATCCTATTACAATCAATGAAATAGCAGATATCAGTGGTTGTTCAAGAGAGACAGTAGGCGGTGTGATAAAACAACTCAAAGAAGACCACCAATTAGAGTATGAGCGCAAACAATTTACATTTCTACATCCTTCTTATTTTAAATCCTATTCAGAATAAAGCAAAAAAAGAGCTCTACCGTTTGAAGGGAGAGCTCTTTTTATCTTTATTTGTTCATCATTTTTAGTAAACGTAAGCCAACGTTAATCTGTAAAAGTTCTTCGGCCTGATTAAATTGAATAGCCGTTAATTTTTTAATCTTATCTAACCGATAACGAACGGTTTTTGGATGAAGAAATAGTGTATCTGCAGTATCTTTATAATTTTGGTTTTTATCTAAAAATACTTTCAGTGTTTCAACCAAGTCAGGATGACTTGCATTTAACGTAAGTAAGGATTCAGGAATGAATTTTTCAAATTGATTTAAATGATCCATATCAGCAAACAGTTGATAAATGCCAATATCATGGTAACTATAAATCATATT from Carnobacterium iners includes these protein-coding regions:
- a CDS encoding Crp/Fnr family transcriptional regulator; protein product: MPTKEMKTNQLYELRFKSVFANLTDSEFNGLKKHLCLRSYKKGQVLFDEGDKREKLFYLKKGLVRIERYDKSASFLYIDYNNPDTLFPYGGMFSDETYHYSAYAATDIELYYLPTDIFEQQAIYNANQLLYLYKKVSVILRQQEKRIQYLAVSSATSRIINTLLYLMENLGKHVSPKAIEIPYPITINEIADISGCSRETVGGVIKQLKEDHQLEYERKQFTFLHPSYFKSYSE